In Gopherus evgoodei ecotype Sinaloan lineage chromosome 16, rGopEvg1_v1.p, whole genome shotgun sequence, the DNA window TGTGCCAGTAATTCTACCTCTTATCAGCAGAAAAAAGCAAGAGACCAGGGAGCACAAGGCAATGCCTACAGGAATGCCAGGCTCTTCGATATCTGGTTGTGTTTGTATCTGAGGTCACTTTTCAAAGGAAAGTTGAAAGCATGCATGGCATTTGTGCAGAGCATATCAAATTAAATCGCTCCTGTCTCATTTATCCCTACAATATCCAGGTACTAATCAGTCACCTCTCCTATTGGGGTCAAAATTCCCTGGCAGATGAAATCCCTTGTCCTCTCAAGGTAGTTATCCTAAAACTGCGAGAGGGCTTTTGTCCCACAGATCCTGTCACATGTTTGTATTGACTAGAGCCCTGGGGGTGATGGAAAGTCCATTTCATGAAGGCTTTCACAATTTTCACATTTAACTTAATTCCTATAGAAATAAACCATGAAATTTCTACTTTCTCCATCAAAGACAATTCTAGGAAAAAATCCATTTGGAGTCAatcaaactgtttaaaaaaatcaaaaagggaCATTTTGACATTGTCCAAACTTCCCCTCCAAAAAACCATTTGGGTGAAATTGACACTTTCACGAAGTGTTCCACCTTTGAAACTGCATTCTCCAACAGAAAAGCCTTTCTACGTTGTTCGACCAGCTCTAGTATTTACCTTGTGTGTTTGCACTGGGAGAATCTCCATCTCTCCTTGCACATGGAACACAGTGTAAGCACATAGTGATTGCTATATCTCTGGGGAGAATCCCTGACTGATAGATGAGATGGGAAGGGATAGGAgagatggggggcaggcagggacatgTGCAGTGAGGGAGGAATGTCAGTCTGAAGGCCACATGTGAGTAAGTGTTTCAGAAAAATGATCATCTGCAGGCTCTTCCTCTTCACTCCATCACATGTTCTGAGCTAATAAACTCACAGGCCTCGTTTCTGTATATTCTGCGGCATGTGCGTTATTAGCTTAGGATACAGTTGTGTTAACAGGAAGCTcccttacattatttttattcttacTGAGCTGTGCCCTCTGTCACCTCATCCTGCTCTCCAGATACTTATAAATCACAGTGATCTGATTGGCTGCAGTCCTCAAAATGTCCCATCCCCATGTCCACAGAAAATATAATACCCTCCCTGCCTATCACCTAACTTCACCCTCGTCTGACCCTGTCCCTTGCACCTCCTTTCTGCCTGTCTTGGATCTTCATGTGGTGCCTATCGCACCGTGGTATGTtagctccccctacccccacaagAGAGAGTTCGTCTTCCCTCCCATTTCCCACTAAGAGTAATAATGGCTTGGTAtgaattactttgtatttattatCTGGGTTTAAGTGAGGGAAAGGCAAGAAGGGTGCCATTGGTAAAGGCAGCTTTATTTATTGGGATGGCAGATTCTGAAGGTGGTAACCAACCAGAGCAATGGTTGAAACAATGTAATGACCCCATAGTCGCGCATTCAGTGCGGAGCTCTGCATAACTGAGAAATGCAGTTGCGGGTGAGTGTCTGTGCTGCACCCCTGCACTCTCAGTGGCAGGGGCTCTTCGGCATACAGTTGAACGAATTAACTGCATAATCAGTGGCACATAGCACGGCTTGTATCCCTTCCCCAGTTGGACTGAGGAATCTGGCGTGACTTTGGATTGTCGAGTACAGTATAACTGTGTCCCTAGTAGTAGCGTATTGCCCTGAAGCATGTGGGATCTGATATAACGGCACATTGGACGCATTTGTTGCCGTGCAGAAATCCAGTTTAACTTTCATAACATTTGTAGTAAATGTCTAATCTCTTTCCACTCCGAATGAGGAGTCCATTGGTCCCTCCTGCGTACGTGACTGAAGTCCAGGAACATGCTGCTAGCCCTAAGGAATGAGAGCAGGGGCTTGTTGGCACTTCAGTGATTCTGGAGGCTAAAAGGGTAATTAGAGAAGATTATAGCTACGCAATGGGAGGAAGTGATTAGAATGTAAATTGGAGGCTGAGATGCAGCACTAGAACGGCAGAACACAAGGCAAAGGAATTTGTTCTGTAATTACACAGTACAATATCCAGCTTTCACTCCCTTTAGGGTACTTTGTTCAGGTCGAGTGCTACCATATAATGCCTTTTCTGCAATCTAGTGCTAAAAGATAAAAAGGACAGCTAGGCTGAACCTGGATTAAAGGATTGGAGGCATGAAGAGAAATTAAAGAACCATGATCTATATAGTTCACAACCTGACTGATAAGGAGGATGAAACTGAAATGCACAAATCTTATTAACTCCTCATTGAACGCCAGCGGATAATTGCACATAATAAATCCTCTAGTATTATGAAATAGATAAAGGAAATACAGTTTTTCCCCTACCAAGACCAGAAGAAGGCTGACACGTGAATGGGCCTTAATGGAACAAAGTTAATAGCAGGTATGAGGCATATCTCCTTAACCTACCAGTACGTGTGCAGAGTTAATGCCATTTCTGATGTTTGCTGTGGAGCAGTTAGAATAGACAAACTTTGGGAAGAACCAGTCGTTTCTGATTCCTAGTTTATCATGTGGGGATGCCTGTTTCTACTTTCTCCCCAACCCTCTCTAGGGACCTGATGTATTAGTAGCGTTTCCTCCAGCTGATTGCTGTCTTGGAGCATGGCACTGGGCCCTGCAAACACTTAGCAGTCTATTCTGGACACACCATGTAAAGCTTTGCATCCCTCAGACATGTCAAGAGGCCCATGACATGCCCACACAAACATGACATGCCCTGTTATACTTGATCTTCTGCTGCAGAATAGCAGCTTAGTTAGCCAGGTTGTGTTCTGGTTCCATGCATTTCCTGTATCGCCTTTAAATGACTTCCGGTGGGATGTTGGTCCAGTATGTTGCCAATGCAGCACCCAAACAAGGTGTCTCTCTCCCAGCTTCCAAATTCAAAACCTCTTTTTCTGTCAGGCTGCTCCTTCTCCCATTAGCTCACTGCAGGCTTGCGATTGGTCCAGTGGACTGCTTGTCCAGATCAACCCATGCAGAAGCCTCCCTGTTGGCCACAGCAGAGGTTTTTAGTTCCATCGGTCCCTGACTCCAAGCATACTGCTGTAGGTCATGCCTCCTTGGTATGGCTTCTGTCCCCCTCTCACATTGGTTGGCCCACCTAGAGATTGATGAGCCAGCCGGCTACACAGTCACATGAGGCTCTCTTTGCTCATGCAGTAGCCTGTGCATTAatatccagaggtcccaggttagCTCCCTACTGCTGATGACCCACCCAGCGGCATGGTGTTACACTGTGGCAGCCATCTTAGCTGTAATCCTTTGGGTAGGGACTCAGACAGGGTCTACAGGAGCTGGGAAACCCAAGCGGAAATTACATGAGGATTGGTTGTTTTCAAGCCTTATGATAATATTGTTCTCTACTTGTTCTCTACTGTGGGTAGTATATCTATTAAATGCAACAGAAAATGTAATAAACTGGTGTCATACTAATTAAGGAAAACAAAAGTAAATGTTAAGTAGTAAATGGAGATTGTTTCCCCTTTTCTGTTCTGCTCTCTTTATCCTGCTGTCTTCTGGAGAGTCAGCATTTCTTGTAGCCCCACAATCCATCCTGGCACATGGCCGGCattgtgtgtgtctctcccttAATATCGTGGGGAAATGCTCTTCTTACACCTCTGATTAACTCCTTCTTGTTTATGCCCCACAGCTGACAATGAGAACAATATTGCCTCTAACCAACCCAGATCACCTCTGACTGTTGTGGAAGAAAAATGGAAACCACAGCTCCAAAGAAACAATGCCAATAATAGTATGTAGCCACGTTTTCTCATTACATTTCCCTGTAGGCCTTGGACTAATGGCTCTGTACCTGGGGGGGTCACAGCAATGGTTCAGGCAGGGTGAAGCCCATGTCCCGCACCTGTCGGGAGTACTTCTCTCATGTATTTTTTCTCAGCTAGTCACACCAGATCTCAGGTGCCATTAGCACCCTATAAACTATTGTACTCATTCCCACTAAAGCGCCTTTGAAATCTGTGTAGAGGCTATCTGGAAACTCCAGGGAGGTGACAGAAATGTAGTCATGGTAGGGAAAAAGGCTGAGAGAGAGCTCCTGTCTCCGAACTCATTAACAAGACTAGCCTTGCTGGGAGTTGTAACTTCTGGTCTGAATTTGGATTTCCTTGCCATAGGGAAAGAGATCATTGCCCTACGCATCACCAGAAAGTTACTGGCAGCCAACAAGGTTCTAGCTCAACCATTGATTTGCTCctggactttgggcaagtcacatgatcTTGTGTTTCAGTCACAAACCATGTGGGAAATgggggtattttttaaaaaaataaaagcagcagtgATACAATACCTCAGCTGAGCTTCCCTGCGGAAGCAAGATGCATTAAAACCCTAATATTTTGCATCCTGTGATATGTCCAAAAATGGCAGAAACAATAAAGCCCAGCAGCCGTCACAAAAACTAGActagagctggggaaggagaaagaaaaccTTAAACTGTACAGGCCTGAACACCAGAATATTTGACCAAAAAAACCAGACGACTTGTGCATACAAAACTGAGGTAGATGCAGCTcttattaaaataatgtaatgcTAATGTGAGTCCTGAATTCTAAATAGAAGAAGAATGGAAAGGCCAACCTAGCACACTAAGACATACCAGGTGAATCGAAGATCTAACTGCTAACCCTGATGCACTGTAAACCAGTACCATCCTTGATTATAACTTAGTTAGACAACTCCTAAATCAGTGCCACAGAGAGTTCTCTGGGGAGGGACAAAGGACAGCTGCCCAAGCCCATGATGACAGTGAATCCTGCATAATCCACTTTTGCTGTGCTTCTGTTACCGAATCATGGAAAACACACTGAtaagctcctctctgctgtaagcAAGAGAAAAAGTCCATCATTGGATCAGCAGGGACAGCCTGAATCTAGAAGCACTTTGGTATAGAGGCCCACTGGAAATCCTAGGTTCAGGAATAGATCGGTACCTGCCATACTCTGGGCAAGTGCTTCCTGGTTGGGTCACTCGCAGAGGAGAAATTCTGGCCTTGTTGTTCCTGTTCCTTGGACAGAAAGAATGATCCTGACAAGTTTGtttcttctttctgtttttctgcAGCATCTGCAAGTGGTTCAGTAGCAAACAGTGCAATCCCGGAGAAGGAACGGCAGAACattgctgaaaggctgctgcggGTGATGTGCACCGACCTGGGAGCTTTGAGTGTGGTGAACGGGAAGGAATTCATCAAGCTGGCACAGACCTTGGTGGATAGTGGTGCTCGCTACGGTGCTTTCTCTGTCACAGAAATCCTTGGCAACTTCAACACACTGGCGCTGAAGCATTTGCCTCGGATGTACAACCAAGTGAAAGTGAAAGTCACCTGTGCCCTGGGCAGCAATGCCTGCCTAGGCATAGGTGTCACTTGCCATTCTCAGAGCGTTGGCCCTGATTCCTGCTACATCCTGACAGCTTATCAGGTTGAAGGCAACCACATCAAGAGTTATGTCCTGGGAATTAAGGGGGTGGACATCCGAGATAATGGTGATTTTATCCACCACTGGGTGCAGAACGTGATGTCTGAGTTTGTGATGTCGGAAATCAGGACAGTGTACGTCACAGACTGCAAAGTCAACTCCTCTGCGTTCTCCAAGGCAGGCATGTGCTTGCGTTGTTCGGCCTGTGCCTTGAACTCAGTCGTGCAGAGTGTCTTGAGTAAGCGAACACTACAGGCTCGCAACATGCATGAAGTCATCGAGCTCCTGAATGTCTGTGAAGATTTGGCAGGATCCACGGGCCTCTCAAAAGAGACCTTTGGCTCTCTGGAGGAGACATCTCCCCCACCGTGCTGGAACTCAGTGACTGACTCCCTCCTGCTTGTCCATGAGCGTTATGAGCAGATATGTGAGTTCTACAGCAGAGCCAAGAAGATGAACCTCATCCAAAACCTGAACAAGCATCTTCTCAGCAACCTGGCAGCCATTTTGGCCCCAGTGAAACAAGCAGTTATTGAACTGAGCAATGAGAGCCGGCCCACCCTGCAGCTGGTACTGCCCACCTATGTGAAACTGGAGAAACTGTTCACTTCCAAAGCCAATGACGCTGGCATAGTCAGCAAGCTTTGCCACCTCTTCCTAGAGGCACTGAAGGAGAACTTCAAAGTTCACTCTGCACACAAAGTAGCCATGATCTTGGACCCTCAGCAGAAGCTGCGGCCAGTCCCACCATACCAGCATGAAGAGATCATTGGCAAGGTCTGTGAATTGATCAATGAAGTGAAAGAGTCCTGGGCAGAAGAACCAGAATTTGAACCTTCTACGAAGAAACCACGGGCAGCAGGTGAGGCCCCGCCAGCTCAGGAAGAAGAGCAGTTTGGGAAAAATGAAGTCTACGATTATTTGCAAGAACCCCTCTTCCAGGCCACCCCTGATCTATTTCAGTACTGGTCGTGTGTTACCCAAAAGCATACGAAACTAGCCAAGTTGGCCTTTTGGCTCTTAGCAGTACCTGCTGTCGGTGCCAGAAGCGAATGTGTAAATATGTGTGAGCAGGCCCTCTTAATCAAAAGGAGGCGGCTGCTCAGTCCAGAAGACATGAACAAACTCATGTTTTTGAAGTCCAACATGCTTTAAAactatcttttaattaaaaaaaaattaaaacactgtTCCAAACAAAGAAAAGAATTTAAGTTCTAAACACTGTGGACCTCATTATGAAAGCCCCTGGAAACCAAGTgcttatatatgtgtgtgtatgattttatatatatatatgtgtatttatatatgtgtgtgtgtgtgtatacacacacacacacatatatataaaatataataaaaaaataagtttcaGAGGGAAGCCGAGCACGTATCAGacacagccctctgccaggaACGTGCTCCTTTCTGTTAGCTAGCATGTGGACTTGACAGACTTTCTAATGTTTTCAAGTGGGCACACCAATGGGAGGCTGACATTCTAAAATCTTCAGGCAGCTGTGATCTAAAGTGACTTGAAGTTTCTTTTAtttctcctccaccaccaccccctcctCTTGTCCCCTGGGCCACTTTGCCATGGATAATCAAATAACATTGACTAGACCGGTTCTCCACTGGGCTTTGCTCCTCTGAAGAACTGTACACCTTGAGGGCATTCGTTTGTAGCCTTCTTAACATACGTTGCGTGTTATGAAGGCCGCTGTGTTTTACAAGCACTAGTATCTCTAGAAATCAGGAAGGGAGACTTTAAGGAAACacatttttttgcattttaatataagaaaaaaaattatactcTTCTGTCTCCACTCCCATTTTTGAGTTTAATGTTTTAGCTAGTGATTTTACTTTTTCGAGTTTGATTTAGAACTGAAAGAAATGATTATGGCAAAAAGTGTCTGTAACTGTTACGttttatagaatttttttttataagatcAACTTTTTTCTGAAGTCCCACTGTAAACTAGCTCATCTCACCTGTGCATcttctatagcagtggttcttaaacttgtTCATAGAGTAGAACCAATCTTCACGGAGGGATAGTCATGTCAATACTTCCTGTCCCATTGAGGACCAACAACATCCCTGTGGGAACTGCTGCAATTGCTTAAATGGAGAAGTAACATTAgcaaagtaatttatttttagtGTCTTTCAATACACTTTAACAGCTAGCCTGGTATGACTGGACAGGTTTCTGtggaccaccagcaagtgatccacAGGCCACCAGTGGTCCACAGGcttcagtttgagaacctctgctataCAACATTTTTGTAAGCCTTCCCCATACACGTGTCAAAACAATCTTCAGATGGTCAAGAACAAACCAAGGTGTATGATATATCAGGGGAGCAGAGGTcatcagttttcaaaatgtaGGGTTTGAAGGAAGCTAAGATAAGCATAGGGGCTTCTGAATGTATGTACTCCCACTTGAGTGCAGGGTACCTTCTCGCGTTATTCTGAACAGTTTCCTCTGCTAGCACGAATGTCTTTTAAATACCTATAGTGCTTTACACTACTTGCTACACTGCTAAATCATTCTGGCTGGTAAGGTCCTGTCACCTTAAAACTTCATGTTCACTGGCTCGTCAGACATATAGCCCATTACCACTTGCAGTATAGCAGATTGTTATAAAACCCAAGTATCATGAGTCATTTCTGCTGGCAGCCCAGGCAAGCTCTCTAAtggtatgtctgtactgcaaaaaaaacctcagctgacttgggctcgcagaGCTTGCGCTACAGggttaaaaataacagtgtagatgttccactttgggctggagcccagactctgagacCTCCTCCACTCGCGGAGGCtgtaagcccaggctccagtccaagcaggaacatctacactactatttttagtccCGAGGTGTGAACCCGAGTCAGTTGACCGGGCTGTGAAATTCACTACTGCTGgagtttttttgcagtgtagacaaatcctGAATGTCTGCACACAAAGTTGAGTGGTGTCACACCTGACCTCTTAGATCTGGTGTTCTTGGACAAACTGAATTCACCAAAGGGATTTGGATCCCAGTGGCAAAATTAAGTAAATTCCTTTCTTGATGCATCCTCTCACACTTCAAGCAGTTTGCTCCCTAGTTGGAATCACTGGTGACGAGACCGATCTTACAGATTTATGTGCCCAGATGAGTCTCTAGAGCAGTTTAGTTGGTAACATTATCAACTCTGAACTAAAAGGTTGTGGGTTGAAGTTCGTGAGCAGGATGTGGGTCTGTGCTGCATGCTGACAATGTACTGCTGGGGACAAAGGAGGCTGCTGCACACTCAGAGGTACCATCCACTGAACAGACATTAAGCCAAGATTCCTTCTGCCCATCTCTGTTGCGGTGACAATTAAAGATCCCAAGACACTTGTTAGAAATGGAGGATAAAGCCCAGAGTCCTGGCCAATAAATCTCTCTCCTAGTGGAACAAGTTCTAATGCCCCATGTGAGCACACATCGGTTGCTGTTTGCTTGCAGTCACTTGCACTCCCAGTATCTAACACTTCCCCTCCAGACACCTAGATTATGAAAGGCACTGAATGAGGTTCTCTGTGGCCTGTATTGCTCAGAGCTGGGAGACAATAGTGACCCCTACTTGTTCCAGGCACatctaaggacagccctgggtaTGCAGATATCTTTCCCAACCGATCTCTGCCCCTTCCCGGCTAGGGAGCAGCACCTCATGCAGACTGAATAGGCTGAAGATTGTGTTGGCTTCCTGCCCATGACGCCAGTGCAAAATCATCCATCTTCTAAATGCAATTGTAAGTGTGGTTGTGGAGGTCTTTATTCTAACAATGTTTCTAGTAAGCACAGCTCCAGTGCTGCAGAAATAATACCATTTAAAGAGAACACTCAAGAGCAGGAGACACCCCAAAAATGTATCTTCTTGTGCGATGGACTTTGCAAACAGAGatgtttcttttttcctccagggcggattggcaggggccctggaggtttttcgccttcctctgcagcgtggggcacgggtcgcttgctggtggattctctgcagtttgaggtcttcaaaccagttttgaggatttcaataactcggtcctgggttaggggttgttataaaagtggatgggtagggttctgtggcctgccttgtgcaggaggtcagactagatgatcatattggtcccttctggtctatgagtctatgagcctctTTGTGGGATTTCTTTCCTCTTCAGAACAAGGGTTTTGCTGTTTATTTCCTCCTATATGAGTGCTACCTGCTCATCCATTttgagcagccctacaataataAATCTGTTTGCACATGCAATGCAGGAGAAAAGTTTAATAAACAGAATTGAAATTTCAAGCTACTAAggagaaaaagagggagagaaacccTGCCTGTGAAACCTGAGAAACCTTTGTGATGTGCTTTAGTGACCACTGGGAGAAAATAGGGATGCTTACACAATAAAACCTTCACTAAGTTCAGAACCCAAAGCAGGAGCGGCTTTCCAGTCTTTTGCAAACAGTGTTGTGATGCACCTTGACAGTCAAAACTCCTGACAGGATTTTAGTTCATTCTCCTGGAGTCAGTACATTACATTACTTCTTAGTAAGTCCTTTCAAAGGAGCTGAAGGGAGTTAGACCagagaactcccattgaaattcaattcCAGTTCAGTGGGAGATGATCATCCGATTCCCCTACCTTTCCTTCAAAATCCCAACCTTAATCAAGAACACATTTGCTATTGGACAAGATTAGTAGTTTTGTGGGACAGGTGAGAGTTGTCCCAGCCTGGGGACAGTGTGATTGTTCTTCTCTCTTATATATCTGGAATGCACTGTGTGAACAGAGGGGACTTAGCAGAGAGTTGAAGCCCTGACGTAGTGAATGAGACAGAATTGCAACCATTTTGGCATCTACTTAATGTGCAGACTAGTGTTAACATCGGATCTGAGAATCAGTCTTGGAGCTTTCTTGGCGGAAGGGTCAGAGAGAGACGCTGACTAGACTTCTCTCCCTATCCGAACTGGGAATGCCTCCAACACAGTTACCGCCCTACTGCTGTGGATGTCAAACCTGTGACTGCAGTGGAGTCTGATAGGTAAGAACCTTGCCAGTATTTATAAACTCAGCCTGGCTTCTGGAGAAACCTAGCAGTCTAGAAATTCTATGAGCTTAGATGAAATTAACAATTACCCGTTCCCTACCAAGAGAATGGAAGAGTCCACAGCTTCTAATAAGGAGGATAAACATGTAACAGGCGGCAGGCACTTCACTTGCGAGCACCCATTAGTGCTTTGTGCTGCCCACAGGATGATAGTAGCCTATGATGAGCTGCGCCTCGACTGTCTCTGTCCACTTCTTATTTACTTCTGTCAGTTATAAGGAGAGAACGGTGTCAGCAGCACACAgatttcctttatttgcaaagggTTTTCTGATGATTCTCCTCCTTCCTGGCCCCAGTTACTCAGATAGTAGCTCATTCCAGACAGCGCAGATAATTTGCAAAGGTTTTGAATTCAGGAAATCTTTCCCATTGATTTACCAGGTTCTCTGTTTTGTTATTGCTGTTCGTTAAGTTTGGCTCTGTTGTCACGCTGTCCATAGAATCACTCTGAGCAGGCACTGCCTGCCCCACAATGGGAAGTGGTAGAGTAGGGAAGGGTATGGCCTCATGGTAAGGCTGTATGCGCAGTGTGGTTCCATTCCCTTTGAACTGGAAGCTCTTTTATCCAGCTGTTGGATGGAGCAGTCTGTGTTGGGAattttccccctgccacccttcctaATGAGGAGCACATCAAACTTCATATAAAGCTTCTGTGTTTGCTTAGTGCGGAAAAAAGTTATGCCTCCCCTCTATGCTCCCTCAAACCATTGAAACATTTTTGGAGATACTTCTGTGTCCTGCAACCTTAGCTTTTTGAATAGTTCCCACAAAGATCTGCTTTGGTGGCCAGTAAGCTGAGTGGAACATCCGGTTGCCGTAGAAGCAGTTTCGCTCTGCATTGTCAGTTACAGGCCCACTGATGTATGCTTAGGAAACTGCAAAACACTTTGCTTGCCTCATTCATTATTGATAAATTCTTCTGTGCATGAAACCGGAATCTCTGTTCTATGTGAACTAATCTGCTGCTGCTTATTCTGCATCTGACATCATATTCCTCTGTGCTGTGGAAACAATTATGATGTCAGAGAATtgtcacagaaggaaacaagcaCCAAGAGTAGATGAACTCTGAAGAAACAAAGTTCTTCTTGTCTTGTCCAAATATCCTTCTTAACAAAGGCGGAGAACTGAAAAAACAGGATATAAAGTCAGAATTTTTCTACGCAGAAAGTTCTATTTTTGTGAGTGCGCAGCAGCTGAGATGCCCATGGGACAGCACTAAACCTATAACCCTCtcctctgtctcagtttctctcGTTTTTTCCAACAATAGAACATGGTTATTGTCTAACAATATTCCACTCCACTAAGGTTATCTCTTGAATGGTTAGGAGCAAGTTGACTGGCTGATGTGATGGGTCCAGTGTCTTGTTGTTCTGTtgggtttcagctggagtgaaggATGTTAGCAAAGACTTGTCCATATGAGAAAATTTGCAACAGTTTAACTAAATAGAATTTAAATCAACTGAGTTAAAACAGCATTTTAGttaaacaaagagaagattaaggggtgacttacctacctgggaaacaaatatttaataatagactCATCAATCTAGAAGAGAAACAtctaaaatcaagattggatgcttttctagcagatctgctctaggaattattttggggaattgttatgcaggaggtcagattagatgctcacaacagtcccttctggccttagaatctatgaaaaattGGTGAAAATCCCTAATGTAgacatttaaaccaatttaagcaagtgttaaattggtttagcttgagtctgtaaGTTACAGAATTAAGCTAAACCAATGTAAGTATGAGTTAAACTGGTTTAAGCATCTATATTAGAGCTTTCTGCTAGTTTCACTAAATATATTTAGTGAACACTGATGCAGTTTTTCTCTTATAAAcaaagtcacattttaaaaagtgcctaaaGGTCAGATTTTTGAGAGTATGTAGGCACCTAATCCCCTTTCAAAATGTGTCCCATAGTGACTTAGgaccctaaatcacttttgaaaatgggatttaggcacttagggaTATAAGTCTTttggaaagtcaatgggaataaaATTCctgaatcccttttgaaaatgggactttggcgCTTCTAAAAATGTTGCCCAAGGCCTGAATTGCCATGTCAAAGCATCCTTCTGGAGTCTTAATGTTCCATATGGTGCCTCACAGTTTTGTGGTTCTCAAACCCTATAGAGTGGCTCTACACATCTTGTGCTTTCACACACTGTAGCAGTGCGGAGGGTTTTCTATAAGAAGTAGTATTTTTATTGACGGAGGAGTTCGTACCGCCTTAGCCAATCTGAAGCATACTGTAGAGTAGCCTGAATCTAACAATGGCTGAACTGTCATGGCAACATGACAGAGAGTACGGAGATGATAATAAAAAGACACTATACTGTACCTAAAAATACGTTCACTTCTGGACACCACAAAG includes these proteins:
- the ZNF618 gene encoding zinc finger protein 618 isoform X1 → MSQPDSSAPEPAAAPGEQADESSSTGKRSSSSREHLKRSPKSPKVEGSDSVTSQSSPSEEPGTMTEVKVKTEIPDDYIQEVIWQDDTKDSKKNIKDGPGDVPAEICVVIGGVRNQQTLDGKAVEHSSPVGYTRNRYSGTWIFDHALRYTSGSYECGICGKKYKYYNCFQTHVRAHRDTEAASGEGASQGNNFRYTCDICGKKYKYYSCFQEHRDLHAVDVFSVEGAPENRADPYDQTVIAADEVKEEEPEPFQKIGPKTGNYTCEFCGKQYKYYTPYQEHVALHAPIKHFGFSVQHLIEIHKTKFSRSPLFVAVKTQASQSGKKTPASIIRCSTLLHRSPSGIPPASQSQMFRAPNSGSPGSKATTAESAFSRRVEGKAQNNFEETNSSSQNSSETASPLISNPFPLLQKPYTCGACGIQFQFYNNLLEHMQSHAADNENNIASNQPRSPLTVVEEKWKPQLQRNNANNTSASGSVANSAIPEKERQNIAERLLRVMCTDLGALSVVNGKEFIKLAQTLVDSGARYGAFSVTEILGNFNTLALKHLPRMYNQVKVKVTCALGSNACLGIGVTCHSQSVGPDSCYILTAYQVEGNHIKSYVLGIKGVDIRDNGDFIHHWVQNVMSEFVMSEIRTVYVTDCKVNSSAFSKAGMCLRCSACALNSVVQSVLSKRTLQARNMHEVIELLNVCEDLAGSTGLSKETFGSLEETSPPPCWNSVTDSLLLVHERYEQICEFYSRAKKMNLIQNLNKHLLSNLAAILAPVKQAVIELSNESRPTLQLVLPTYVKLEKLFTSKANDAGIVSKLCHLFLEALKENFKVHSAHKVAMILDPQQKLRPVPPYQHEEIIGKVCELINEVKESWAEEPEFEPSTKKPRAAGEAPPAQEEEQFGKNEVYDYLQEPLFQATPDLFQYWSCVTQKHTKLAKLAFWLLAVPAVGARSECVNMCEQALLIKRRRLLSPEDMNKLMFLKSNML
- the ZNF618 gene encoding zinc finger protein 618 isoform X2 — translated: MSQPDSSAPEPAAAPGEQADESSSTGKRSSSSREHLKRSPKSPKVEGSDSVTSQSSPSEEPGTMTEVKVKTEIPDDYIQEVIWQDDTKDSKKNIKDGPGDVPAEICVVIGGVRNQQTLDGKAVEHSSPVGYTRNRYSGTWIFDHALRYTSGSYECGICGKKYKYYNCFQTHVRAHRDTEAASGEGASQGNNFRYTCDICGKKYKYYSCFQEHRDLHAVDVFSVEGAPENRADPYDQTVIAADEVKEEEPEPFQKIGPKTGNYTCEFCGKQYKYYTPYQEHVALHAPIKHFGFSVQHLIEIHKTKFSRSPLFVAVKTQASQSGKKTPASIIRCSTLLHRSPSGIPPASQSQMFRAPNSGSPGSKATTESAFSRRVEGKAQNNFEETNSSSQNSSETASPLISNPFPLLQKPYTCGACGIQFQFYNNLLEHMQSHAADNENNIASNQPRSPLTVVEEKWKPQLQRNNANNTSASGSVANSAIPEKERQNIAERLLRVMCTDLGALSVVNGKEFIKLAQTLVDSGARYGAFSVTEILGNFNTLALKHLPRMYNQVKVKVTCALGSNACLGIGVTCHSQSVGPDSCYILTAYQVEGNHIKSYVLGIKGVDIRDNGDFIHHWVQNVMSEFVMSEIRTVYVTDCKVNSSAFSKAGMCLRCSACALNSVVQSVLSKRTLQARNMHEVIELLNVCEDLAGSTGLSKETFGSLEETSPPPCWNSVTDSLLLVHERYEQICEFYSRAKKMNLIQNLNKHLLSNLAAILAPVKQAVIELSNESRPTLQLVLPTYVKLEKLFTSKANDAGIVSKLCHLFLEALKENFKVHSAHKVAMILDPQQKLRPVPPYQHEEIIGKVCELINEVKESWAEEPEFEPSTKKPRAAGEAPPAQEEEQFGKNEVYDYLQEPLFQATPDLFQYWSCVTQKHTKLAKLAFWLLAVPAVGARSECVNMCEQALLIKRRRLLSPEDMNKLMFLKSNML